The following is a genomic window from Nymphaea colorata isolate Beijing-Zhang1983 chromosome 3, ASM883128v2, whole genome shotgun sequence.
ACATGCGATAGATACAAGACTCTTGTGTAACAAAAATACACTGAAAGTTTAGCGGTTATAAAATGGTCATTGTGACTACTATTAATAGAAAACTCTACGGGCAAAACACATAGGTATATCTTTACAAAAGATCTATATAGACCGAGAGTAACTTGAACTAAGCTTACCAAGATCTCCTAAATCACCGTTACAGTAGCAGTTACACCATCAAATATCACCTGAATTGGTAGACCAGACCCTTTAGGCACTCAAGTTGAGGGACTAAGAGACTTCTTGCTCtccaaacaaaaatatatatatactctccaCTTCAGTCCACCTGTAGAATTTGTCTGTTCCAAACACAGTCCACCAGCACCTCAaacgctctctttctctctactatcgcaacatatatatttacattGACCAAATTATAATATACCCATTAGAAACTACATATATATCAATAGATAGTCCTATTTCCAAGTCTACATACTTACTTGAGGAACCTTCAAATAGAGACAACCCTGGTTAACTAGAGCTGATTCAGTTCATTCTTCCTCCTTGTACcttacacacacacgcacacatgtatatgtataaaattatAGGTTACATGACCTTTGCATAAAACAGCAACTAAAATGGTCTCaactcattctttttttttatattatatacacacacatatatataactatatatcgCTTGACCTTTTGCACTATAGAGTACAATGCTAACTTGAGTTGTCAGTGACTATAATAGCCCTAATTTTCCGTCAGCGACTCCTTTAATTTCTCTTCTCAAGAAGTTAAATGGTTAAGATGGCAAAGGAGTAACCAATTACTACCAGTTTCCATTGGAACTGAAGATGAAGCAAAAAATGGGATGTATATCTCTCTCtccgactttttttttttgctgaaattttCCCCGCTGAAACTTCTGCAAGTATGAAGCTGAAATGCTGCCAAACCAAGATAAATAGCCCCTTTTTAAGAGCCCCAAAACACTTATCCGAATTTAATGTTACTCGAGTGACCGTTTGGTTTCCCCCACTCTCATTTAATGTCTTATTTAAATTTTCCTAGTAGCCCCACTTCTCATCTCCTTttccaaaatcacatcatttaTTATTCCCACTGCAACCTCATTATGATTTAATCACTGGTTCATCTGGTTCCAAGAtgacacaaacacacacacacatacgttTGTCtttatttataattaaatcTTAAGTCATTATCGGAATGAAAAATGTAAAGCCTTACACAGATATATTGGGTCAAGAGGAATGATCGATCTTGACGATCATTTTAGCATTCACAATTaacaatgtttttttgtttcatctctctctctcccatgttctcctgtttatttatttcatgATTCACAATGTTGATGCATGAAATTCAATGTCAGAGCCATTGTATTTCTGATTAATACACTAACctatgcatttaaaaaaatatctcaaGCACTAGTCTTAATTATGGGTTGTACCATAGTACAAAGGGGCTGTTTGGGCACGGTAACAttatgttactgtttcatgcatCTTCCCTAAAAGTAGGGCAGATTCATTAAATACTTTTTATTGTGCTACATGTATCTAACTAAtttttgggttagatgcatgagacaataACATGTCACTATCCCCAAATGGCCCAAAAAGTACAAAATCATTGTTACGTTGTGAAATTCAATTTATAAGATCTAAATTGCACGAAATAATAAACCAACTAAGTGCGAAGTTCCCAAATTTTATGGGCATATACCAACTAATTTCCAACATCAAGTTGGAACTCTAGAAAACTAATTTATGAGGATCTCAAAATATTTGCTTCCCAAGACACTTGTTAACTACAATTCCAGCCTAATGCTCAATATTAGAACAATTTACAGTATCATGATACACTAGGTTTTTCAATGTCATGAACTGGACTTTAGTTGAACCAAGTGATTAGTAATACTATTGACATACATTGTTACGAAGCATGTGAAGTTGAAGTCCTTTCATCAAGCTTATACCTTGTTTATGTTGCCGAACCAGCCATATAGGAACAATAGCAACTATTTCATAATTGTGTGGTAAAGATTGAACAGGTTTATGAAATACCATGTTACAGTGTTCAATCACCGTAAACTTggggatagattcatgaaacaagtTATTACTTTTCTCATTACCAAACTGACTCCTTAGTGGTCATGTTTGCTTCAGCTTTTTCTTACCGTGTTACGTTCATAAGGTTGTCTAGTAAGAACACACCCGCGTTATAGATACGAGAGTGAGGGGGACACCAGGTCCCTCGCATGGCTGGAGGTTTAAATTACCGGCTGGAACCAGTGTATCGCTCCCACAGGACCGGGCGGTTGTCGGCAGGCAATCTTCGCCGTAAATTTTAGCAAATTCACGTGGACATTATCGTCATTCTAGTCGAACACGAACACCCCCCCGCCTTCGTCCTCGCCTCTTTCGTTAGTTGTATTCGTTTCGGCGTGTTAAAATTCAACGTCGCTCGCGGGTTCGGTAGGTCGGTGTTTTCGGGCGTTGTCGTGGAGCGACAGATCTTGGCGTCAGATCTACGAATTGACGCCGCAGTGAACCCAACTGACACCCCGCGCCtaattttcttctcaaatcattccgtttcccttttctttgatcctctctctcgttctccctTTGATCGGTCTGCGAGAGACGAAGCCGTTCATGTGAACCTCGGTCGAGGTAAGCTTGTGTTTCTGATACATTTTGTAGTTTCTATTTCTATGAACGAAGCGAAATATTTTGAGTTATGTCCTGGCTTGGATCCTTTTgctttgtcttttctttttgtttgtgttGTTTCTTTGTCTTATGCCCTCGGTCGTGGAGATTCGTGATCGGCCCTCAGGTAAAGGGAGGGTCGGATCATGCTGAGAGTGCTTGTTTTCAAGTTATTTGATTTGTTTCATGGTGGACATCAGGTCGTGGGGAAAATCCGGAGGCGGCGTGGATCTGATGGATAAGAATCGGAAGAAGAGTGATCTACTTGCCGCAGGCCGGAAGAAGGTTTTTTTTCCTACCCCTTCTCTACTCTGGGCGTGGCTTCAAATTGTTGTTTTTGGCTGACATACAAAACTCCGGTACTTATTGTCTGGGAACGGCCTCAGTTCTGTAGTTCTGGAAGATCTGAAATTCTATGTTGCAAAACTTCGGAGTTCTTTATTATTCCGGGAAACTATTAAAGTTGCCGAGATTTATTTTGATTCTTACCGGTTATTTTCAAAGCAAATGCGATTAATTATGGCAACTTCAAATGTGACAAGTTTGACAATAGGTTTTCCGAAGCTCTTGGAGTCAATATATTTACTATTTATCAAATAACTTTCATGGATTAGCTAAACTTTGACCTGCACTGATTTTAATCTTAAATTCTTCGAATTCCTGGCTCTgaactttcatttattatttatagGATAGGTTTTGGCAACTTCGGTCTAAAGAGCGTCACAGTCGTTCTATTTTGGCTGTGTCGATGGAAGAAATGTAACTCCAATGGAACATCTGTAAACAAGGGATGTTCCACTGGTCCTTCgactatttttcttttgcttattgTAATCCACTTTATTGTTGATTTGTTGTCTGTCGGACATTGACTCTGTCGACATCCTTAGTCATGCCATAGTGCCATTAGTTTTATTTGCACGAATTCCTTTTTACTACCTCCAGTGAAAAACCTGGAAATTGTAGCTCATCCAGGAAAGCAAACTGAAATGTTGTCACAGCTTTACAGACACTACTTTTTCCTTTAATTGTAGTTTGCTGTTCTATTTCAGTTTCACTTTTTAGGTTGTAATATGGCAAGTTCTATGGAGGACGTAATTCAGGCTTATGGTTCAGTTTATTTTTACTTTGAGttgcattttttgttgcaaattgTTATAGTCACATGATTTACAGCTTTACTAGCGCTTGTTCGTTGTGATACATCCTCTCTTGACTGCATGCAGTGATTTAATAAGTcgagagtttttttttccctggtATAGTTTCATTTCCAGCTCTCACCAATTTGtgttctaaatttctaataacatgttttttttccccAGCTTGAACAGTTCAGGCAAAAGAGGGAGAACAAAGGTGTTGGTCATGGAAAACTTTTAGATAAAGGAGCAGCTCTGGAGACTGGATCTCCCAGTCAACTTCCTCACGCAGAAGTGACTTTGGCAAGTTCCACCGATGAAAAATTGGTGAAGCTTGATGCTGAAAGGTCACTTTCGGAAGTAGAAACAAGCCCCTTACCCCTAAATGCTGAACATATATTAGAACCAGTGCAAGGTGACGAACCATTGAACCAGGATGAAGAAGTAGTGCATCCTGAAAGGGAAACAGCGGTGAGGGCTGCACCCCTTTCTCAAGATACTGATGCAGAGGTGGCCCCTGCAGCTTCAGGGGCTTCAGACGTCCAAAATGCGATTGACCCTGTACAGGATACTAGACCAATACAACTGGGCAGAAAAGAAATGGTGCATCCAGAAGATGGAACAGATTCATCAGGTATCCGTCAGGAGCAGGATGTCACAAGCGATTATCCTAAGGAGATTCATGATAGGGTTCTGACAGTGGTCAGTTTTTCCGGGACACTGCTAGAAGCAGAAGCAAGTGAAGAAGGCTGCCGGCAGGATTCCATGGCTGATGAAGTTAGACTGGGAACAATTAGTTCTGAGAATGAAACACATTCACCAGGTCTTGAACATGAACAACCCATGGATGATCGACATCTGGAGGTTTCTGAAGGTGATTCAGTATTGGGTTGCAGTCAGATACTTGTGGCCGCAGGTGCAAGGGTCGGAAATTTGGAAGGATTGCATCGTGAAGGAGAAATTAATCCATCTGGTTTACAGGATGACGGTGGTTCAACTTGTGCTGTCGAATCCATGTACTCTAATCTTGATGATCAGGTGAGATTTGCTGTTTTTGTATCTCAAGATATGCttgtgccaaaaaaaaaaattcaaaacattcATTAGATTAGAAAGTGTAATTGTACTTTGATGTATAATTATATTCTCATTTTCTGCTGGGTAGGGCCAATGCAGGAAGTTCAAATTTCTGGTTTGGACCAAAACACTTGTGCACATGTGGACGGAGAGGAGTTTCGAGGACATGGTGGTCCTCCAGAAGGGGATGATAGGACCAATAATGAGCTATCCAAAGATGTGGACCATGTGATGCTTGCAGATGCCACAACATTGCAGTTGGTTCAGGAGGAAAAGCAAGAACCTTTGGATGAAGCTGTTTGTGGGGTAGCTGCAGTTTTGTCAACAAAAATAGAGGGGGCAGCTGTACAGTTTCCCATAGAAGCTGCGAATTTGCAGATTGAAAAGAATAAACATGGCAAACATTGGACAGAAGATGTTCTGCAGGATAGTACAATGTTACCTATAGATGCAGAGGTAAAAACTGATCATCTAAATGAAGTGGATTTCAACAGGAATGCTGCTGGTTTTGTATCCTCCTCTCAGTTTTGGGGTGAAAATTCTGCTGATAAAAGTATGTTGCAGGAGGAAGATCTTCAGGAAAATCAAGATGCAGGAGCTAGATGTTTGGCATCAGAAACTGAGTTATCTGAAACTGCTAAAGATTCCTTGTTGGTGTCTTCAGACCTACAAGGTTCTTCTGTGCTTGCGACAGATGGTGGAATGGTCTCTCCAGTGATACAATGTGAGGATGGAGCATATGAATCATCATACATTCATTATGCAGCTGGACCAGAAAGAAGCTGCAGTTCTGATGGTGCGTTATTGAAGATTGTTGAAGAGCTTTACATTAGGAGCATCATAGGGGATGTTCTCCAGGTGCAACTTCAGGAACAAAGCCTGATACAGTTGAAGTCTGATGAACAGGATGAGCAGCTTCTGAACGAGGTATCAAAGCTCAGGTCGTTACTGAATGTAGCTCATGGAAGCAGTGCAAGTATCACAGAAGAATTTGCTCAGTGCCGTTCAGAGCTCATGGCCATGACAGTTGGCAAGGAGGGGCTTGAAACTCAGTTGTTTTCTGCAAGGAATAAGATTTTAGAGCTTGAGAATAGGATAATAGACCTGCAGAAGAAATTGGAACTGTCTGAAGAAGAGATAAGCCAGGAACTTAGAGATTTGCGTGATGGAAACAAAGAGCTTAATACTCAATTATGCTCCACAATGGAGAAAATTGAGGAACTTACGCTTCAGAACTGTGATCTTCAGAATAAATTGGTGAAATCAGATGCTCAATTATGTCAATTAACAGAGGACTTAGCAAGTAGCAAGGAATTAATATCAGTATTGGAAACAACAAATGGAACTTTAACGAGGGATCTTCTTGCTGCCAGGGATCAGTTGGGGGTGAATAAGCTTGAACTTActttgagaaagaagagagaagatgaTCTTGTGAGTGAAAACTCAAAAATTACGGCTGAGTTGCTTGAGGTGGTGAGGAGACAAACTTCTCTTGAGGATGACCTAAGAGAAGCAATGTCTTACATTGAAGAACTTTTAGAAGAAAACTTTTGTCTTTCTTGCAGCCTCGATGTACATAGAGATAAAGCAGCTGAAGACCTACATTTAAGCTCTACTTGTGAAGGATCTGGCATGACTATGATCCAAAAATCTTCTGTTCTATGTGATGATAAAGCAAAGCCTGATCATGTTGAAAAGGAACATGGGGCTGAGTATGATGGTTTTGGATCTTTGAAAGAGTATCTTGAGGATGCGCTGATGACAATTAAGAGGCTTGAGAAGTCCATTCAGAACATAGGGTCTGATAATGCATCTTTTGTCAGGTTTTCAAGTAAAAGTGCTTCTGGAATTTCAAAGATAATTCAAGCTTTTGAGGCAAAATCTCTTAGTGAAGAAACTTTTGTTGAAGAGGTAAGCTCTATAGTGAAACCTACCATTGGGGACCAGAGTAAAATTGACAAGAAGGCTGATGTTAATCAACCGCAGGATGCTAGTTCCTCTACCTGTCTTAGGCTAGCCAAGGAAGAGCTTCATCGACTGCAATGTGTCCTCAAACAAGTAGGCTTGGATCTGGTGAAGgcttctcatcttttcatggaAGAGCAGAGATGTAAAGAAGCTGCACTTGGGGCTCTGAGGAATCTCCAAGCAGAACATGTtgcaaaaaaacaagaaaattcggATCTTGAAGCACAGGTGAATGTGTTGTTGAGGTCTaatgagaaaaacatgaaaaagttaCTTGACTATGACTCTTTAACTTATGATCTTCATGTTCGTTTGGATGAGTTACATCACAGTTTCTGCCATACGGCTGACATGATGGTTACTCAAGTCGAATGCCTGCAGAAAGAAGTAGATGAGAAGATGTCTATTCTTGAGTTGGAGAGTAGCTTTATCTATGCAGAAATCTTCAGTGCAGTAGAAAAGCTCAGGGAATGTACAAATCCTGTCTCCTTCATATCCAATGAACCCAGTGATCTTGCTGTCAGCATGCGCCTTTCTACTGCTGTTTCTGCTGCTGTAGAAACAATAATGGACTTGCACAGACAGCTTCTCGCTTCATATATTGAAGGAGTGGTGTGTCGTCTCTCATTGGAAGAACTCAAAAACAAACATGTGCTTTTGCATGAAAGGAACCAATCAGCTGTCTTGCTGCTTGATAGGACCTATTCTAATGTGATGAAGGTGATTAATGATTTCTGTGGGCTTGAGCAGTCTGTTGAAGAGAATCTAAACTTTGAGAAACTGCAAATTGTTCTACCAAAGTCATGTGAAATCCTCACAGTGCAGTTGCATAATTTTCTCAATGAACGGTCTGTCCTTCATTCTACAAAAGTTGAACTTGAGTCAAAATTGTTCTGTAAAGCTCAGGAGATTGAAGAATTGAAAAAAGTTTGTTCCGGTAAAGATGAACCTCACAGTTGTAACAACTCTGATGATGCTTCTGATCCTGTAAAAGTTACACCTTTGGATGTTTCTCATCCTCAATTGTTATCTGAGAAGTATGCAAGTGAAGGGACTGCAGAGCTTGGATCACAGCTTGATGAGGAGACACACAGATTAGTCAGACAATTGATCGAAGCTGTTGAAAAGGAAGTTTTGCCTGAACAGGTGGTAGTTGATATGCGCAAACATCCATTAGAGTACCTTGACACtttgattttctctcttcttgaaaaatataaaaaaattactgagcagttgaatttgttaaaaaaatgcattgggGACTTTAGTACAAGGCCTGAACTTCTTGATGAGTGCAACATGGTGCCTTTACATGTGATGTTGAAGGAAGAATTTGAGTCAAAGTTGGTTAGTCTACGCGAGCTGCAGGAGACAATCCATCAGTTAAACTCCATAAAAGCTCAACTGGAAGTTGAAACACAGAACCTTAAAGAAGGCTTGGCTAAGGTGGGGGCAGATCTTGATTCTACTTGTTCAGAATTAAGAAACAAAGATCTTGAACTTGTGCAATCGGAACAAAGAGTGACTTCGGTGAAGGAAAAGCTTAGTATAGCAGTTGCCAAAGGAAAAGGTTTGATTGTGCAACGTGATGCACTGAAACAGTCATTGGCAGAGAAGACAAGTGACCTGGAAAAGTGCTGGAAGGAACTGCAGTCCAAGAGTACATCACTTCATGAAGCTGAGGCAAAACTTAAAGTATACTCAGAGGCAGGTGAACGGATTGAAGCCCTTGAATCAGAGCTATCATATATTAGGAATTCTGCCACTACACTGAGAGAGTCATTTCTCCAGAAAGATTCCGTTCTTCAAAGGATTGAGGAGATTCTGGATGAATTAGAGTTACCAGACCAATTTAATTTTGGAGATGTAACTGAAAAAATTGAATGGCTGGTTAGATCCATATCTGGAAACCCTGTTTTGACAGATTGGGATCAAAAAAGCTCTGTGGGTGAGGCTGGTTTTGTGGCTTCTGATCCCTGGAAGGAAGATTCCCAGTCAAGCTTGAATCCTGCAATTGATGATCTGAAGAGAAAATATGAGGAGCTACAGAGTAGGTTCTATGGTCTTGCTGAGCAAAATGACATGTTAGAGCAGTCCTTAATGGAAAGGAACAGTCTTGTACAGAGATGGGAAGAGGTTATGGACAAGATAGATATTCCACCGAATCTGCAGTCGGTTGAGCTGGAAGAGAGGATTGATTGGTTAAGAAAAACACTCTGGGAAGCTCAACATGATAGGGATGCATTCAGAGAGAAGATTGAGAGCCTTGTAGAGTCATCTAGTGCAATCATGGTTGATTTGGAAGAGTCAAGAAATAAGATATCCAACCTTGAGGCTGCACTTGGAACTGTCACACATGAGAAGGAGCTTCTTGCAGGTCGCCTTGAGAAGCTTGCTCAAGAGCATGAGCAACTCTTGGAGAAAGTGCTTAGAGATGAACTAGAGAAAGAGAATTTTCACAAAGAGGTTTTCTCCTTGCAGGAAAAGATTCATGAGCAGAAAGCTACAAACAACGAGTACTGTTCTTCTATGGAAAAGGAAATTGAACTACTGCAAGAAAAGATAGAGGAGCAGAATTGTGCTCATGAAAAGTATTCCGCTGCTTTGGAAGATGAGATAAAAAAGTTGCAAGCCTTGATTGATAATGTACTGCTCAATCATGACATAAAAGGAAATTTCTCTGATGGTAGTTACATTGACAGTTTAAGGGAACATATCAAAATGCTTCTAGATAGTTACAGAACTATCTCGCTGGAGAACTCTGTTCTGAGAGACAAAGAAAAGCAGGAAGAGACAGAACAAGCTAACATAGAAATGATTGAGGATAAAGCAACAGCTGATATGACGGTAATGATGGAAACAGACAGTGGGGCTTCAAAGAGAGAGCTTGATGAGGCTTTGTCTGCTTTATCCCTTGTCAAGGAAGAACGTGATCAAATCTGTGAACAATATGAGTCATTGGTCATTGAGGTTCAAGAACTTGGGAGGCAGAAAAAATTATTGGAAGAACAACTAAGTCAAGAGGAACAAAAATGTACTTCAACAAGAGAGAAGCTTGGTGTTGCAGTAAGAAAAGGGAAAGCATTGGTTCAACAGCGGGACCAGCTGAAACAGACTCTTGAAGAGACGAACTCTGAGATGGAAAGGTTAAAGATTGAGGTCCAGAAGTGCAATGATGCTCTTGTCGAATGTGAGCAGAAAATCCAACAGTTACTAGGCTACCAAGGGAAGTGTGAAGCACTTGAATCTGAAAATGTTGTACTAAGAAACAAACTGGAAGAAACTGAAGATACCTTAGATAGCAATATCTGTGCCTTGAATGAATTTTTGACTGCTCTGAATGCTGTTAGCATAATCAGTAAGGTTACCAGCACCAAACCTTTACAGAAGCTGGAGCAGCTGGTAAAGGTTGTCCATGATCTTGAGGCCCAGTGTTCTTCTTGTGAACAAGATGCAAAAAGATCGAAACATGCAGCAGAGTTACTTGTAGCCGAGCTAAATGATGTCCAAGAAAGATATGAGAATCTTCAAGAGGAACTAATAGAGAAGGAAAGCATAATTGGGGCCATATCTGCACAGAGGGATGCTGCAGAAGCTGCAAAATCTGAGGCTCTTTTGCATCTTGAGCAAACAAGTAAGAGCGTTATTGAAGATAGAAAGAATCAACATCAGAAGGAATTAAAGCTGAATATTGGATTGGAACAACTAAATGAGGCATGCTATGCTTTACATGGTCTCCTCACTGATGGTTTCTCCAGGGAGTTAGAGATGTTTGGTAGTGTGGAGGCCAGTTTGGTTGCTTTCCTGAAGAAGATGGTTCCTATTGAAATCATTGAGTTTCCTGTGGAAGAAGCTCGTAGGATGGTCCCAACAAGTGATGAACTACATGAGGTAATTTTTGTTCATCTTATAAACATTGGTTCTAGACTTCTAGTACATGGGAGgctaaaaaaaataataaataaaggAAATTGTGAGGTTGGTGCTGTCATTTCCTAGTATGCCTACTGCTGATAAGAGTGGATATTTTCTTGGACAATTTCGTTGTCATCACTGTTTCTCAGTTATGGTCTTATGGATTTTTATAAATGCAATGGATATTTATTTGCTGTATTTTATGTGATCAATACCATTTCACTTGCTGATCTTTAGACTAAAAGTTTCTGGGTATGTGCTTCATGTAAGTGCTATGTGATTGTCTTGCCTAAGGAACTAATGCTTTGAGTAAATTATTCATGTCCTGTTATTctgttattttggtttttggataaATCTGTTGAATTTGGTAAAGTAGTTATCAGGAGCACAtagtgatttttttaaatgattgaatATTATGACTTTGTAACTAGAACTTCGTATGCAGTTATAAAAAGCATTGCTTGTCTGCACAATTTCTATACTTTATTTGGTATAGGATCTATTGTCCCtggatattttgtttttgcttcaTTTTGAGGCAACATTTGTACTTCACTTGTATTTTTGGATTATATAGTTAATCTATCTAAATAGATTGTAGTTAAGAATCTTAAGATAACTGAATATACCTGTAAATATGCAAGTTGTAGGTTTTAATATTTCAATTCTCTGCCCAGTTTTTGCTTTTAGGTCGGTATACCTCTGTGCAATTAATGATGTCTTTGGCCTACTAAGAGTACCAAAATATTTCCTTTAGGGGACATAATCTCTTCCATTTTTAATTGCCTGTAAATAATGATGAGAACTATATGTAACTTCTACTAGGATTAGCAGGCATCAGTAGGGAAATTAATGAAATGAGTTCTAGTCACCAACAACATTTCAAATCAATTCCTTGAGAAGGCTTTTCTTGGAAGCCTTTTGTAAAAGgttgttttttcagaaaaaaacttcagaatatatatatatatatatagtagatagatatagaaataatagaaaattacaaaaattatgTGTCTGCTAGTGGGCTCCTATTTTCTATCCCTGTATATTGAAAAACTTTAAGAAAATGGCTCTCTTTGTTGACATATCTTCTTAAACTTCTTATTTCCATGTTGACATATCTTCTTAAAtttcttatttcctttcccTGTCTTACATTCATCTGATGAATTATTGatattaacatttttattttttatattatgaaaTAGGTACCTTttcaaaggaaaaattaaaatgtttcatCAGCACATGGGTGAAACCATGGGCCGAgacaaccttttttttcttttagcattGGTGGTAGATGGTTTATGTAGCTACTAGCTATGTTCTTCATTTATCGATCTTTGAGTCTCAATAAGAGTTCTGTAATATCTGGCAGATATTTGTCTGGGTATGCTCAATTTTTGACTTATACAGTATTTCTGATAGTTTTTGTTGTGACCTTGTCGATAGCTACTGACAGTATCTTTTATCCACTTCGTTCCAGTCTCTGTTTTTGGCTTCACAAGGAACTCCATGCTTATGACTTTATTTTTCTGTGCTTCAATCTTCTCAGGAAATGGGTCCTTTATATATGAAGTTGAAGGAGCATCAGTTGGATGAATGTGATAAAGATCATGATATTCATGATTTTGAGTCCGTTAGTCATGGCCTGCATGCATGCATAAAAATGATCAGTTGGGTTCAAAACAGATGGCTGAAGCAGATCTCCAATTTGAGTGAAAGTTCTGAAAGGCTGATCAAAATCATTGAGAATGGTGAAAAAAGAATCACAAGTTCAACAGAATCTTTAGCTTCTTTGAAGAGATATGTATCTGACCTTGagggaag
Proteins encoded in this region:
- the LOC116250694 gene encoding trans-Golgi network-localized SYP41-interacting protein 1 isoform X3 yields the protein MDKNRKKSDLLAAGRKKLEQFRQKRENKGVGHGKLLDKGAALETGSPSQLPHAEVTLASSTDEKLVKLDAERSLSEVETSPLPLNAEHILEPVQGDEPLNQDEEVVHPERETAVRAAPLSQDTDAEVAPAASGASDVQNAIDPVQDTRPIQLGRKEMVHPEDGTDSSGIRQEQDVTSDYPKEIHDRVLTVVSFSGTLLEAEASEEGCRQDSMADEVRLGTISSENETHSPGLEHEQPMDDRHLEVSEGDSVLGCSQILVAAGARVGNLEGLHREGEINPSGLQDDGGSTCAVESMYSNLDDQEVQISGLDQNTCAHVDGEEFRGHGGPPEGDDRTNNELSKDVDHVMLADATTLQLVQEEKQEPLDEAVCGVAAVLSTKIEGAAVQFPIEAANLQIEKNKHGKHWTEDVLQDSTMLPIDAEEEDLQENQDAGARCLASETELSETAKDSLLVSSDLQGSSVLATDGGMVSPVIQCEDGAYESSYIHYAAGPERSCSSDGALLKIVEELYIRSIIGDVLQVQLQEQSLIQLKSDEQDEQLLNEVSKLRSLLNVAHGSSASITEEFAQCRSELMAMTVGKEGLETQLFSARNKILELENRIIDLQKKLELSEEEISQELRDLRDGNKELNTQLCSTMEKIEELTLQNCDLQNKLVKSDAQLCQLTEDLASSKELISVLETTNGTLTRDLLAARDQLGVNKLELTLRKKREDDLVSENSKITAELLEVVRRQTSLEDDLREAMSYIEELLEENFCLSCSLDVHRDKAAEDLHLSSTCEGSGMTMIQKSSVLCDDKAKPDHVEKEHGAEYDGFGSLKEYLEDALMTIKRLEKSIQNIGSDNASFVRFSSKSASGISKIIQAFEAKSLSEETFVEEVSSIVKPTIGDQSKIDKKADVNQPQDASSSTCLRLAKEELHRLQCVLKQVGLDLVKASHLFMEEQRCKEAALGALRNLQAEHVAKKQENSDLEAQVNVLLRSNEKNMKKLLDYDSLTYDLHVRLDELHHSFCHTADMMVTQVECLQKEVDEKMSILELESSFIYAEIFSAVEKLRECTNPVSFISNEPSDLAVSMRLSTAVSAAVETIMDLHRQLLASYIEGVVCRLSLEELKNKHVLLHERNQSAVLLLDRTYSNVMKVINDFCGLEQSVEENLNFEKLQIVLPKSCEILTVQLHNFLNERSVLHSTKVELESKLFCKAQEIEELKKVCSGKDEPHSCNNSDDASDPVKVTPLDVSHPQLLSEKYASEGTAELGSQLDEETHRLVRQLIEAVEKEVLPEQVVVDMRKHPLEYLDTLIFSLLEKYKKITEQLNLLKKCIGDFSTRPELLDECNMVPLHVMLKEEFESKLVSLRELQETIHQLNSIKAQLEVETQNLKEGLAKVGADLDSTCSELRNKDLELVQSEQRVTSVKEKLSIAVAKGKGLIVQRDALKQSLAEKTSDLEKCWKELQSKSTSLHEAEAKLKVYSEAGERIEALESELSYIRNSATTLRESFLQKDSVLQRIEEILDELELPDQFNFGDVTEKIEWLVRSISGNPVLTDWDQKSSVGEAGFVASDPWKEDSQSSLNPAIDDLKRKYEELQSRFYGLAEQNDMLEQSLMERNSLVQRWEEVMDKIDIPPNLQSVELEERIDWLRKTLWEAQHDRDAFREKIESLVESSSAIMVDLEESRNKISNLEAALGTVTHEKELLAGRLEKLAQEHEQLLEKVLRDELEKENFHKEVFSLQEKIHEQKATNNEYCSSMEKEIELLQEKIEEQNCAHEKYSAALEDEIKKLQALIDNVLLNHDIKGNFSDGSYIDSLREHIKMLLDSYRTISLENSVLRDKEKQEETEQANIEMIEDKATADMTVMMETDSGASKRELDEALSALSLVKEERDQICEQYESLVIEVQELGRQKKLLEEQLSQEEQKCTSTREKLGVAVRKGKALVQQRDQLKQTLEETNSEMERLKIEVQKCNDALVECEQKIQQLLGYQGKCEALESENVVLRNKLEETEDTLDSNICALNEFLTALNAVSIISKVTSTKPLQKLEQLVKVVHDLEAQCSSCEQDAKRSKHAAELLVAELNDVQERYENLQEELIEKESIIGAISAQRDAAEAAKSEALLHLEQTSKSVIEDRKNQHQKELKLNIGLEQLNEACYALHGLLTDGFSRELEMFGSVEASLVAFLKKMVPIEIIEFPVEEARRMVPTSDELHEEMGPLYMKLKEHQLDECDKDHDIHDFESVSHGLHACIKMISWVQNRWLKQISNLSESSERLIKIIENGEKRITSSTESLASLKRYVSDLEGRKKEEDAELDSLRKLIMILYEACSSSVFEIKNHLLASGRPLASGVQPSSTSGIHAHKEETIQLATAYTDKGGTVDQDKFILSEEVVISMADDLLSTIKDSTKKWFEMIEEGQKELKATISCLREEIQEKEIQKKRICEELVSQIKEAEATANKYLVDLHCAKANESDLEEKVKLLEHAHEMLQLRVNDLTSWETSSKELEKKVESINNLLGKKDQEIDGLIQALDEEEVQMEDMAKKVEDLEKIVQEKNYAIESLEASRAKAVAKLSSTLRKFDELHHFSENLLSEIENFQVQLQGRDEEISFLRQEVTQYTNDLLTVQENNKRSLTMMHEISMWLDGVVSRLGMQELNPDDVKNDRLHSNMEILDAHISSLVSELDGLRLAARTSDSLLLGERNKVDELQKKVEMLENSIKEKDSQLQLVSGTWEAGVSTSDALEVESVGQRNKKVVTLGPTVSHARNIRKIANDHLLIDMEAGSSLVDVEEDDKSHGFKSLATSSIVPRITRPLVDRIDGLWVSGERLLMRQPTLRLGFIVYWVVMHVLFAAAIV